The genomic region GGATCATGCCACGGGTATCGCGGCCAGAAGCACCCGCCTCACTGCGGAAGCACGGGGTGTGCGCGACGAATTTCAGCGGCAGCTGTTTAACGTCGAGAATCTCGTCGCTGACGATATTGTCAGCGAAACCTCGGCCGTCGGGATCAGGTACAGGTCGGCTTCGCCGTCGCGGCTGATCTTGAACAGGTCTTCTTCGAACTTTGGCAGCTGACCCGTACCCTGTAGCGCAGGCGCCTGCACCAGGTAAGGCGTGTAAGCCTCTTCGTAACCATGCTCGCCGGTGTGCAGATTGATCATGAACTGCGACAGCGCACGGTGCATACGGGCGATGGGGCCGCGCAGCAGTGCGAAACGCGCGCCCGAGAGTTTGGCCGCGCGCTCAAAGTCCAACCAACCGTGCAGCTCACCCAGGGCACATGGTCTTTGATCTCGAAATCGAAAACCTTCGGCGTGCCCCAGCTACGCACTTCGACGTTAGCTTCTTCATCGTCGCCAACCGGTACCGACTCGTGCGGCAGGTTGGGCATGCCTAGCAGAATGGAGTCGAGCTCGGCCTGGATCGCATCCAGCTCGTGCTTGCCGCTGCTGAGCTCGTTGGCCATGCGATCGACATCAGCCATCAGCGGGCCGATATCTTCACCACGGGCCTTGGCCTGACCGATGGATTTGGAACGCGCATTGCGCTCGGCCTGCAGTTGCTCGGTGCGGCTCTGCACGGTTTTGCGCTGGGCTTCCAGCCCTTCGATACGCGCCACATCCAGTTGATAACCGCGGGCAGCCAGGCGTTCAGCGATTGCCTGCAGTTCGGTACGTATCAGTTTGGGATCAAGCATGTTCGTCTCTCAGTCATCAGAGTTTGGTCAGGGACAAGCCCACCCAAGTGGCGAGCAGGCCGCCGAGCACGCTGAGTGCCACATAGCCGAGAGCTAGCGGCAACTGCCCGCTTTCCAGCAAGCGCAGCGTGTCGAGGGTAAAGGAGGAAAAGGTCGTCAGCCCACCGAGAAAGCCAACCACCAAACCGGCGCGCAACTCCAGCGGTATCTCCGGGCGAAGCAAGAATAGGCCGTAGAGATAGCCAATCAGCAGGCAGCCAACAATATTGACCAGCAGCGTACCGACATTGAAGTGCTGCGGCCAATGGGCACTGATCCAGTTGGTGGTCGCAAAGCGCAATAAGGTGCCCGCTGTACCGCCCACAGCAACCGCAAGAACCACTCGAATCATGGTTTTCTCCGTTGCCTAGGGCTAGCGCGATCCTGCGCCGCGAGATGATTCAGCTTGTCACGGATTTTCAACTCTAGGCCGCGCGGCACCGGCTGGTAGTAGTTGCGCGGTTCGAGGCTGTCGGGAAGTAATCCTCGCCAGCGGCATAGGCTTCCGGCTCATCGTGGGCATAGCGGTATTCGTCGCCATAGCCCAGCTCTTTCATCAATTTGGTCGGGGCATTACGCAGATGCAGCGGCACTTCCAGCGAGCCATGCTCCGCGGCATCCCGCATCGCGGCGTTGAATGCGTTGTAGACCGCGTTGCTCTTTGGTGCGCAAGCCAAATACACGATGGCTTGCGCCACCGCCAACTCACCTTCTGGACTACCCAGGCGCTCCTGCACGTCCCAGGCGGACAGGCATAAGCTCAGCGCGCGCGGATCGGCGTTGCCAATGTCTTCACTGGCCATACGCACCACACGGCGGGCGATATACAGCGGATCGCAGCCACCGTCGAGCATGCGCGCGAACCAATACAACGCGCCGTCCGGGCTGGAGCCGCGGACTGACTTATGCAGTGCAGAAATCTGGTCATAGAACGCTTCGCCGCCCTTATCGAAACGACGACGGCTGTCACCCAGCAGGTTTTGCAACAGCCCGACACTGATCTCACTATCGTCTTCGGCCAGATCGGCGGCGTTCTCAAGGAAGTTCAGCAACCGCCGACCATCACCATCGGCGGCCGCCAGGAGAATCTTGAAACTGTCTTCCGGCAAGCTTAAGTGACGATCGCCCAAGCCTTTCGGCTCATTCAGGGCGCGCGCTACCAGTTTGCGTAACGCCGACTCATCCAGGCTTTTCAGCACATAGACGCGGGCACGGAAAGCAGCGCGTTGTTCAGCTCGAACGAGGGGTTCTCGGTGGTCGCACCGATGAAGATCAGCGTGCCGTCTTCCACGTAAGGCAGAAAGGCATCCTGCTGCGACTTGTTGAAACGATGCACTTCATCGACGAAGAGAATCGTTCGCCGGCCGTACTGCGCAGCATGCTGCTGGGCAATCTCCACCGCCTGGCGAATCTCCTTCACCCCGGACAACACCGCCGAGAGCGTTTCGAAATGTGCATCGGAAACCTGCGCCAGCAGCCTCGCCAGGGTGGTTTTGCCGACACCCGGCGGGCCCCAGAAGATCATCGAGTGCAGCGCGCCCTGCTCCAGCGCCTCGCGTAGCGGCTTGCCACGGGCCAGCAGGTGTTCCTGACCGACGTACTCGTCCAAGCTGGCTGCACGCAGGCGGGCGGCCAGGGTTGAGCGACGGGGGTGTTACGGAACAGGTCCATGGGCTGGGGTCAGCACCTCTTACACTTGAGCATTTACTCTTGAATCACGTCAGCGCCGGCCGGGATATCGAAAGTGAACTGGCCGGCGTCCAGCGCCGCGTTCATCTTCACTCCGAGGAACAGAATGTTGGTGCGCTGGCCGACACTGTCGATCAACTGCATGTCGTTGATCACCCCTTTGCGGAAGGACAGACGCAGGTTATCGAACAGCGTGTCCTTGGCTTTCGGCTTGAGGGTGAAGTCCACCACATCGCCAGCTTCTTTGAAGGTGATGTCGAAGTTCTGGCGAATCTGCGAAACATCCCCGGAAAGCAGCAAAGCCGGCGTATGAGTCAAACGCTGGTCGAGCTTCTGAATCGTCACTTGTTGCAGATCCGGGTCGTACAACCAAACTTTCTGGCCATTGGAGACCAGTAACTGCTCTTGTGGCGCGTCGGTATGCCAGCGGAACAAACCCGGACGCTTCAAGGACAGCTCACCAGCCGTTTCCTGCAACTGCGTGCCAGTACCGTCCAGGGTCAGCTGGGAGAAACGCGCAGTGATGGTCTGCGCCTGGCTGAGCAGTTGG from Pseudomonas cavernicola harbors:
- the crcB gene encoding fluoride efflux transporter CrcB; amino-acid sequence: MIRVVLAVAVGGTAGTLLRFATTNWISAHWPQHFNVGTLLVNIVGCLLIGYLYGLFLLRPEIPLELRAGLVVGFLGGLTTFSSFTLDTLRLLESGQLPLALGYVALSVLGGLLATWVGLSLTKL
- the lolA gene encoding outer membrane lipoprotein chaperone LolA, producing the protein MRLIRMLLLAAMAFAVIPAQADDEAAVQRLTQLLSQAQTITARFSQLTLDGTGTQLQETAGELSLKRPGLFRWHTDAPQEQLLVSNGQKVWLYDPDLQQVTIQKLDQRLTHTPALLLSGDVSQIRQNFDITFKEAGDVVDFTLKPKAKDTLFDNLRLSFRKGVINDMQLIDSVGQRTNILFLGVKMNAALDAGQFTFDIPAGADVIQE